The window AAGATATGATTATGGAGAACAAGAGAGAAATGGCAATGTCTATGATTAAAGATGGTGTATTATGTTTAGAGAAAATTGCAGCATATGTAGGTCTTACGCTTGAAGAAGTCGAGAAATTTGCAGAAATTGAGTAAATATGGATGTGATTTGGCTGAGTAGATGATTCGAGATGAATATTTTCTAGAGAGTGGAGACTAGTTAGGAAAAGTCAATCATAAATTAGCAGAAAATTGGTTTTTAATATCGGTGGTAAAAAGGGGAACTTTAATAAAGCTTCCTAAGTGTATTATAAAAGATATCACATTGAAACGATAAAATTTAATTCAGAAATAGAATCTATTTCAACAGATGAGATTAATGTAATGTTTGATATCATATAAAAAAGAATATTGCTTACAAGTTGAAAGCAATTTAAAATTGTACAGACAGTGGCTGCATAATTATTAAGTGAAATAGACTTATAGGAAAAGGAAAGAATACAAGAAAAACAATTACTATTAAGACGATTTAGTATTAATAAGAAGTAGACAAAAAGGGTTGGAGCATTAGCGAAAGATGTGTATCTGTAGCATTGGGAGGAGAGTATGTAAATGAAATTAATTGAACCAATAAGTGCGATTACACCATGGGAAGATTATGAATATCAGGGGCATATAGCACTTTATATAGCATTAAAGCAACTATATGGAGTGTTGTGTGATAAAGAAAATATATTATCCTGTGAGTTGCAGATTGAAGGAGAAGAAGATTTTTCATTGAGAAAGGAAAGTAAATATCTATCGCTTCATCAGGTTAAGGCAGGAGCAATAAAACTGGAAGCAAATGATAAGTTTTCTTTTATTGCTGAAATTTTACAAAATAATGCGGACTATGGATACTTTCATATTATAAATAAGAAAAAAATTCCGACGGATTTTGTTTCAAGTACATTGACGTATATTAAAGAACTTCAATCGGAGTTGAAGAAAAAAATAGTAGAAAAAAAGGAATTAACAAAATCAGATAAAATTTCAGGAAATCATAAAAAAGCAAGTGTGTATAGTATGATAAAATATGTTTCGGGTAATTCGAAGGAAGTTTCAGTAATAAAGAAAATCATTAAGGATATTGATAAAGAATTAGATGAGTATACAAAAAGAATTAATGATACGGTAAGTACTATGCCGAAAACCGATTCAAAAGAAGATGAGGTATTTTTGGATATTTATCCTGAAAGATTTGATAATGTAAAGGAAATACGTGAAAAAGCATATGAGGTTATTGTTGCTATATTGAAATTAGAACGTAAAGAATTTACATTTGTTGATTTAGATTATGCGGCATTGGTATATGATCAATTATTTCTTTTTATGAAAGAAAAGATAACAGAATTTAATAAGGGGAAAAAGAAGTATGATAAGTGTATTTTAACATTTAGTGAAATTTTTGAAACAGTCACAGTAGATTATCATGAAAAAATTGATACAGTATCTTATCAATATTTTCAGGTGTTAAAGGCAATAAGGGATACATATGCTGAATATCCGAATAAATCTTGGAGTGATTGTAAAGCAGAGAATTGTAATGAATGTTCTAATGTTAAGGTATGTAACTTGTTTGAACAGATTAATGTTTTGAATAGTAAAACAGAGGATGAGAAGAATCAAATTATTCATAATTTGCTTTTAAAAACACCTCAAGTAGGTAAAAACAATAATCTTCCATCAGATAGTATGATTTCGCATTTGTTTCTAAATTTATTAGATGAAATAAATACATTATATTTGTCAAAAAAGAATGTTTTTCAGACAATAAAAGATGGAGAAGAAATATATAGAATGACATTAGATGGAAGTTATGATATTGACGATTTCCAAAAAAATTTAAAAAAGGAATTAGAGAAAGATACAGACAAATCATTAATGTATGAATGTGATGTATTGATTACGGATAGGTTGAATAAGAATGCATTATTTTTTAATGGTGGAGATGTTAATGTATTGACAGAAAAAGAATTGGATGAAATAAGGGAGATTACATCGACTACTGTTGAAAAAATGAAGCTGGATTGTAACAGACCAAAGGTGGTTAGATTAGTTGATAAGAGTACAGCATTAGGAGAGTTAAAATAATGAAAGATATAATTTGTAAGTTGTTTGACTGCTATCAATTTGCAAAAAAATGGGAGAATGATGATAAATATTTTTTTGAAAGTGAGAAAGATAATATTGTAAGTTATTTTATTGTGAATTTTGTGGATTGTACAAGTATTCAGGAAGATGAGGAAAGAATTAAAGAAGCATTAAATAAGTTGGAAAAAGAATATGTAAATACAGAAAAGGAGAAATCTGGAATTAAATATTCAATAATGAATTCTTTTGAAAATAAAGAAGAGATTGCACAGCTGGATAAAAATACATCAGCAATTTATCTGGTAAAATTTTCAGAAGAAAATGTGCTGTCTAAATATAGGAATATTATTTATTCAATTGAAGAATCGCCCGTTTATTTCAGAAGATATATTTTGCCGTATACGGATAAACAGGTATTAGGGTTGAAGAATGTTCTACAGAACTATGAGGAAAGAAGTATAGTTGATGTGCTTACTGACTTGGCAGATGATGAAGATAATTATTATTTGCTTTTAAATGGAAAAAATAGCAATAGTATTTACGAACTTGTAGTTAGAATATTTTCAAAAATACCGTTTGTACAATATCAGTTTAAGGCTGTATCAGATGAAATAACATTAGATAAAGTTGTTGAGGATGCGTTGGATTCTGATTTAAAAAAATACGATGAAATTGTCAGGAAAGGAGAAATTACGTTAGATGAATTAATTGTATTAGAAGATGAGGATATTCCTGAAAGCGAAATAACTCAAAGGATAAGCAAGTTATTGGAGGAAATAGACTAATGCAGTATAAAATAGTAAATTTGAGAGTTAAGAATTTCAAGTGTTTTGATGATTCAAAATATTATGAATTTAGAATAGATGATAGTAGGAATCCAGTGGTTTTATCTGGCCCAAATGGATTTGGGAAGACGACGTTTTTTGATGCGATAGAATTGATTTTCTCAAAAAATATTACGAGGTTGGATAAAGCTATTGAAAGTAAAAGGACAAATCTGGGAAAAAATATTTTGCTTAATAAGGCAGACAAAGATGGTTATGTCATTTTAACTTTAAAAAATGAAAGTGCAGAGTTTGTGACGTTATTTGCAAAAATATTGAATACTAACCATAAATTGGAACTAGAAAAATCGGTGTTTTATGGAGAACTCTTTCGGATGGTATCAACAGAGGAGCTGGATCAGGTTCTTGAAAATTATGAAGATTGGACAGATGAGATAAATAATGAAAATATACGATATAGAGCTGAGAATTTTAATGTTTATTATTATGTTTCGCAAGCTGAATCTGTTCACTTTTTGAAGAAATCAATCTCCGATAGAAAAAATGCGATGAATGTGTTGCTTAATACAGATACTATTGATGAGAGGATATCTTATATTGATGAACTTATTGGTAAACGTAATGGAGTAAATGGCTTTATTGTTAATGATGAAATTATATCTTTGGACAATCAAATAAAAGAGAAAATTAAAAGATTGAAGATTTTGAAAAATGAAAATCTAAATAGCATTCATCAAGAAAAGAAAAATGTTGACATTGGACTTTTTGAAGAGGATTCTGAGTTGTTTTTCTGGGATAGTCCCAAAGTTACAGAGTGGAAAGTACTAGAAATAAAAAAAGCGGAAAGAGAACTGGAGAATTTGATTTCTTTTCTTGAGAATAAAGATGACTATAATAATTTCCTTTGGAATAGAGACGTTAAAAAAGTACAGAAAAGCAAAGCATTAGAAGATTATAGAGACTATAGAAAATATATTTTAGGTGAAAAGTTATCATTAGATAGAATTAATGAGGATCTTGATAACTGGGATAATAAAATACAGATATATAATAGTTCAGTAATGTTTCAGCAGGAAGTGCCAGAGGCTGCAAATTTCCATGAAGAAGATATCAGAAAATTAAAAAACTTAATTCCTCAATTACAAGAATTTGATTTTACAATAATAAAGAATATTTCGGAAGAAATTCTTAATCTGAAAAGTATGCTTTCGACAAATCAAAAAGTAATAGAAAAGTTAGTAAATGCTCGTAAAGCATTAAAAATTGCCAATGATGAACATGATGAGCATAGCAAAGTATGTCCATTTTGTAATACAAAATTTTCAGAAGAAAAATTGTTAAATGATGGTTTTGAAGAGGTTGATAACTTATTGCAGAAAGAAAGTGGAGATGTAGGTGAACGGATTATAAATAAGCAAAAAGAACTTACAACTATAGCTGCGGAAGTAAAAAAAATAATAATTCCATATATTAAAGGAACAGATGAAAACGTGGTTCAGGGACTTGTTCACAATAAAATAGAAGTTCAAGATTTTATTAATGATTCGGGAAGAATTAGTAATGTTGAAAAAGTCGTCCATTATTTAGAAAATACAGATTTCAATTATCAAATTGATAACAGTAATGTTATTATTGAAATACAGCGAGTTTTGGCAGGGCTTATTAAGAAAATAAAAAATGAAGAGTTTGAAAATCTTTATGCAAAACACGAATATGATAAGGTCAATTTAAAGTATAGAGAGCATATAGAGAATCTAAGGGCAAAAGGATTTATAGATTTATTGCTTCAAAAAAAGAAATATCTTGAATCAATCATTGATGAAATAGATAATGCAGAAATGCAGGAGATTAGAGAAAAATTGAACGTCCTTCTTGTTAGAAAAATAAAGATGGAAAAGATACGTAAAAGGTTAAATGACTTGGAAAAAGTTTATAAGGGCAGCATTGAAAGATTTGAAAATTTGACATTAGAAAAATTAAGGGTTCCGTTACTAATATACACGGGCAAGATTATCAAAATGGATTAGGGGTATTTGTAAGTAAAGATGAAATGAGATTTGTATCGAATGGTGATGCAAAACATGATATTTTAAATACATTTAGTTCAGGTCAGCTTTCAGGATTTGTCTTAGCGTTTCTGTTTGCTATGAATAAACAATATATTAAAAAGTCATCAGATGATTTAGGTTTTATATTGATTGATGATCCTGTGCAAACTATGGATGATATAAATATTTCGTCATTGATTGAAGTTTTGAGAAATGATTTTTCAGAAAAACAAATAATATTGTCAACGCATGAGATTGATAAGGAAAATTATATCCTATACAAATTTTATAAGTACAATCAATTAGGGCAATCATTTAACGTTAAGGAAGAAATGTATGGCGTGTAAAGTAATAAAGGCAACTAGTGTAAAATATAATTGCGAATAATTTATGCAAGCGACATGCACAAATGTAAAAGAAATAATGGTGAATACTCAACAGAGTATTTTGCATTTCGTTACGACTAATTTTTTTGTGACTTTTCGCATTTTTAATTCGTAAAGTTTACTATAAGGCGATTTGTTTTCAAAATTTAAGTTTTCGTTACGAATTTCATTACGAATAGAAAAAGAAATGTGGCTGATATTGAACGTATATCCATACGGGTATACCCAAATGCAGATGCTGCGCATAGGCGTGCTTCGCACGACAAGGTATCAAAAGTCACAAAGGAGGTTTTGACCATGAATAAGTTTGTTTTAAAAGTCCCGTACCAGCCTACCGGAGACCAGCCGCAAGCTATCGCAGAACTAGTAAAAGGATTTAAGGAAGGCAATCAATGCCAGACTTTACTAGGGGTTACGGGTTCCGGTAAGACATTTACGATGGCGAATGTCATTCAAGAGTTGCAGAAACCGACGCTCGTTATCGCACACAATAAAACATTGGCTGCACAGCTTTACGGGGAGTTTAAAGAATTTTTCCCAAATAATTCTGTAGAATATTTTGTTTCCTAGTCTGTCTGGGAGTGAAAAAGCGTGATATTTAGTGCTGTTTGGTATGGATTTTGTGGACGAAATGGTAGGTTACGGACCAGATGATACTAGGCGGACAAATGGAATTTGTGACTTTTTGCAGGAAAAATTCGTAATGGAAAAAGGAGGGGCGATATCATGATATATTTTACAAGTGATTTACATTTAGGGTATCGTGGGATTATCAGTATGCAGCAT of the Luxibacter massiliensis genome contains:
- a CDS encoding ABC-three component system protein: MKLIEPISAITPWEDYEYQGHIALYIALKQLYGVLCDKENILSCELQIEGEEDFSLRKESKYLSLHQVKAGAIKLEANDKFSFIAEILQNNADYGYFHIINKKKIPTDFVSSTLTYIKELQSELKKKIVEKKELTKSDKISGNHKKASVYSMIKYVSGNSKEVSVIKKIIKDIDKELDEYTKRINDTVSTMPKTDSKEDEVFLDIYPERFDNVKEIREKAYEVIVAILKLERKEFTFVDLDYAALVYDQLFLFMKEKITEFNKGKKKYDKCILTFSEIFETVTVDYHEKIDTVSYQYFQVLKAIRDTYAEYPNKSWSDCKAENCNECSNVKVCNLFEQINVLNSKTEDEKNQIIHNLLLKTPQVGKNNNLPSDSMISHLFLNLLDEINTLYLSKKNVFQTIKDGEEIYRMTLDGSYDIDDFQKNLKKELEKDTDKSLMYECDVLITDRLNKNALFFNGGDVNVLTEKELDEIREITSTTVEKMKLDCNRPKVVRLVDKSTALGELK
- a CDS encoding AAA family ATPase, whose product is MQYKIVNLRVKNFKCFDDSKYYEFRIDDSRNPVVLSGPNGFGKTTFFDAIELIFSKNITRLDKAIESKRTNLGKNILLNKADKDGYVILTLKNESAEFVTLFAKILNTNHKLELEKSVFYGELFRMVSTEELDQVLENYEDWTDEINNENIRYRAENFNVYYYVSQAESVHFLKKSISDRKNAMNVLLNTDTIDERISYIDELIGKRNGVNGFIVNDEIISLDNQIKEKIKRLKILKNENLNSIHQEKKNVDIGLFEEDSELFFWDSPKVTEWKVLEIKKAERELENLISFLENKDDYNNFLWNRDVKKVQKSKALEDYRDYRKYILGEKLSLDRINEDLDNWDNKIQIYNSSVMFQQEVPEAANFHEEDIRKLKNLIPQLQEFDFTIIKNISEEILNLKSMLSTNQKVIEKLVNARKALKIANDEHDEHSKVCPFCNTKFSEEKLLNDGFEEVDNLLQKESGDVGERIINKQKELTTIAAEVKKIIIPYIKGTDENVVQGLVHNKIEVQDFINDSGRISNVEKVVHYLENTDFNYQIDNSNVIIEIQRVLAGLIKKIKNEEFENLYAKHEYDKVNLKYREHIENLRAKGFIDLLLQKKKYLESIIDEIDNAEMQEIREKLNVLLVRKIKMEKIRKRLNDLEKVYKGSIERFENLTLEKLRVPLLIYTGKIIKMD
- a CDS encoding ABC-three component system middle component 1, whose protein sequence is MKDIICKLFDCYQFAKKWENDDKYFFESEKDNIVSYFIVNFVDCTSIQEDEERIKEALNKLEKEYVNTEKEKSGIKYSIMNSFENKEEIAQLDKNTSAIYLVKFSEENVLSKYRNIIYSIEESPVYFRRYILPYTDKQVLGLKNVLQNYEERSIVDVLTDLADDEDNYYLLLNGKNSNSIYELVVRIFSKIPFVQYQFKAVSDEITLDKVVEDALDSDLKKYDEIVRKGEITLDELIVLEDEDIPESEITQRISKLLEEID